A window of Heterodontus francisci isolate sHetFra1 chromosome 18, sHetFra1.hap1, whole genome shotgun sequence genomic DNA:
TTTCTGTAGCTGCTGTGGTGAAGGGCAGTCGGTAATCAAATCCCATATACAAAAGTCTGTTTCAGATCTGCTACAGCGAACAGCCGCTGATTCATGTTTAAGTCCGTGCTTTCTGTTTGCTGATGAGGTGCAGAGAATAAATCGCATTACCTGCAATctcatgttctactttattttccaTGTTGCAGCTATTTAACTTAAAACGCTGTCAGGCTCAGGGCGCAGCGGTCTCGCTCCAGAGacccagcacaaaatccaggctgacactcccagtgcagtactgagggggtgctgcactgtcagaggtgctgacttttggatgaggCGATAAACCGAAGCCCAGTCTGCCTCCTCAGGTTTTCCTCAAGGgccccatggccactatttcaaagaagagcagtgaagttttccctggtgtcctgaaccaatgtttatccctcaacctatATCACTACCAacatcaccatctacaaggcacaagtcaggagtgtgatggaatactctccacttgcctggatgggtgcagctccaacaacactcaagaagctcgacaccatccaggacaaagcagcccgcttgattggcaccccatccacaaacattcactccctccaccaccgacacacagtggcagcagtgtataccatctacaagatgcactgcagcaatgcaccaaggctccttagacagcaccttccaaacccacgacctctaccaactagaaggacaatgacagcaaatgcatgggaacaccaccacctgcaagttcccctccaagtcacacaccatcctgacttggaactatatcgccgttccttcactgtcgctgggtcacaatcctggaactcccttcctaacagcactgtgggtatatctacaccagatggactgcagtggttcaagaaggcagctcaccaccaccttctccagggcaactagggatgggcaataaatgctggcctgggaagcgacacccacatcccatgaatgaattttaaaaaactataaacaaatgatctggttattatcacattgctgtttgtgggatctggctgtgctcAAACTGGCTGCTttgctccattacaacagtgagtgcacttcaaaactacttcatttgctgtaaagcactttgggatgtcctcagaTCGTGagcggcgctatagaaatgcaagttctttctttccaatTTGTTTGCCACTGGCTACGTGATGCTGCATCCAATTGTCAGAACACGTGCTCTTTATGACCGGAAGGATTACCATGTGGCAGAGTTCTGACAACCGCCTCATGTCCAGCCAATGTTCATCAAGCATACTATCCGAGCATCAACCGCGTACAAGGCAAGATTCGTGTTGAAACAATCGGAAACTAGTTACATTTAAAAAATTGAATTCAACAGTACGTTCCAAAAATGTTTTATTATGAAACTAATATGTAGAAAAAAGTCATACATGACATGTTCTTGTCAGTTTGAAAAAAACCCTATATATATAGTACCCAAAGGACAATTGTGATAATAAACGACCGATAACTGATTGTAAACCAAAGTTTGGCGGGAACTGAGTTAACTTTGTTGGGCAATAAAGTTGGCAAGTTCCACAGCATATATACAAATTCGATAATAAGACACTAACAGGCTCTATACGTCATAGGAGGAATGCCACCCTACACCTGAATCAGTGACTTCCCAAATCACAGGCTGGCAGTTAGAAGGCGAGGTGGAGAGGCCGAGGTGAAGACATCACCTGTTGCTTTGTATAATCGCCATATACACATATTCAAAAAAGAACATTAAGTCTTGTACAAAACTCTATAAATCAATCTCTCTTATATACAAAAATAGCTTAATATAATTCAGAACTGGTTAGCATAGATACAAATAGATTTctcttttttaattaaaaaaaactcaCAAAGGCCAGAAGCATTCTATATTGAAAATAGTATAAAAGTATTATAAAAACGCAGAGCTCTTTAATTGGGTAAAGCATAATATGACATTTgttttaaaaacacacacacaaaatagtGTTATTGTCACGTTAAAGAGTCTATCAGAGTTCTCTCTGCCATTGAAAGTTGGCACAGAGTGACAATCTATATGGGCCCTTAGTGTTTGTTGGTGCCCCTGTGTGGTCCAGACGGATTGTTGAGACGAAGTCCGGTGTAACTGAGGACCCGGGAGTGACTTTTACTCTTGGTTGCCTAGGCACTGGGTGTGATTGCATTCATGGACCACTTTGTCACCGAGTTCTTGACAGTCCAATGAAATGACATGTAAAAAGGCAAGCGGTGAATTGTGTATTGCCGCCTCCGGTAGTTGGGTCCCGAGATATTGTGTCGTGCTTTCCTGGCAGATCTGAATAGAATAGAGAGAAGGCggtttacaatgttcacctggttatCACAGATACCCGATTACAAATGGAACAAACCCCGTCTACTGTACACTGACCACTGAACAGAACCCTCCTCACTGAAGAATTATGATGCACAATTCAACAGTAGCTTAAATCAGAGATACTGTGAACTTGGACACTGGAACCATTTACCCAGGCTATCTGATACCTCTAGAGGACTATACAAAGCGCCGTGTTTGTACACCACCTGCTCACATCCACAAAACCCCCTCAGAGTTCTTCAGTTCATACACGGCAGACCACTTTGAAATTCAGTCAGGTGAAAAGACAGGGTGAGGAGGTAATTCAACGCGAAATCGGGAGCGCAACATGAGCGCAATCGcaaccccctcccccagccccaaaTATCCTGTTCCATTGAAGTTAATAGAACGGAATATCGGGCGAGACATATAACGGGCAGCGGATGCAATACCGCCCGTTTTGCTCCCTTGAATATTGTtaaggggtaaatgaatgcccctacctgctgctgagagagagagagagagagagagaacagctcaAAACCAGCTTGCAAAGTCTAGAAGTTCTTGTTCTTCGGGACTCAGAGGATCGCGGGATGCTTCATCGGAGGAGTAGGAAGAGACAGGTGACCCTGCCATTGAGTTCATGTCATTGGAGAGGGTGGGCGAGAGGACCCCGGACTGGAAGGCAGCGCTCACCGCATCATGTTCATCCAGCAGCTGCTGCAGGGCTCGGATATACTCCACTGCCGACCGCAGAGTCTCCACTTTGCTCATCTTCTTGTTGGCGCTGCCGTTGGGGACGTGTTCCCGGAGGGTGGCGAAGCCCAGGTTCACCAGCTTCACTcggttcctctctctctcgttgCGCCGGGCCACGGCTGCCGGCTGCTGTGGGGGCAGCGTGTAGCCGAAACCATTGAAGTTGAGCCGCCTCTTGCAGCGGAGCAGCTCCGGGGAACAGGAGCGCTGCCTCTTGAGCTGCTGTTTGAGTTTGGTGCCGGTGCCGGTGGAGGCGGCGGGCGGCTGCTGGCCGGATACCGGGCTCAACTCGGACACACTCGGCGGGGCAGCGGCGTAAAGGCAggcgggctgtagatagggctgctGGATGGTCAGGCTCTTGGTCGTGCTCCCCATGCTGGGCATTAGTGCcaggtgagggtgggggagagaggggaggggggcggggggtggggggacgcTGCAAGGGGAGGAGGGAAGAGGCtggaaaggctgcaaagactttggTGCAAACTCCGTCGGCAATGCGCCCAACTCGTGGCGTTCGCGTGTTGCGCCGTGCGCCCTTTCACTTCACTCGAGCCGGTTTATAGACCTCGATTTTATTGTTTCTTTTGCCTGCAAACCCCCCTCCTGTGGCACGCTTCCCCAATCCTCGGATCTCGAATGAAGCCCCTCAGCACACAAGCGCTGCCTTTTCAAACCGCAGACTTACGCCGCAGCTCCGCCCATTCAGCGCCcgcctctcccccctctccatcccccCGGGGCGTGCGCCCGGCGCGTGCCATCCGGGCCCGAGAATAAACAAGAAGCAAAACTCACTCCCAACCCTGCAAATAAATAAAAGGTTGCACCAACAAAGCATCAGTAACCCTTACCCATCTGAACCTTCAATGCGAAAAGTTGCCCTCAGTGACTGAATGTTTTTTGGAACAGGCTGAATTCTCATCCGTTTCATTTCAGCTTCGAGAAACTCCCACCTTCTCTATTAGAAGTTTAAAAGGGGCGTTGATAGCCTTTAGGTTATTTCTTTAGGTGAAATTGGCGATCAGATCAGCGATGAGGTTCGATTTTTAATTTGATTATAATGAGATCCTGTTTTCCATGAAGGAAATGTAGATTATTTTATATGTGCGTGTGTTTATTAAATGTAGTTTTCCCATTGCTCCCGCAGTATTGACAGGGAGACTGATAGCTCACCAAGTATCAAGAGAAAGAAAGTGAAATAATTTAGAGTTGAATAATTTAGAGAGTTTTTTTTTGCAGTTACAGACGGTTTAAAGTTACAACATACCCCGATCTTAACCCGTCTCTTATTTAAACTAGGCACACACTTTTTGTAAATTTAACTTgcaagatttcaccccttccctccctccctgctTTTAACCAGTTCCtttccaggagacagagagtgagagagagagagacgggagtaaGTGTGACCAGATCTTAGAAAGTTTCTCCGTTGTTGTCTGATTTGTCACAGTCGGTTCTGTCACAGTGCATGGACTCGGCTGGTATCAGACACGTGTTCCCCCTTACAAGAAAATTAAAGGTCTTTCACGCTAAAAAAAAACCCAGCTGATCCTCCAtataaatgagagagagagagagggagaacgaaaAAGACAATGCACGGTGAACTCCTCCTGCCTCTCTGCTGGGTTTGTAAGAAGCATTCAACATCCGAGCAGTATCTCAGGCTCGCTCGGAAGCGTGGATTCTATTCAAAAGCGTTTTTTATACCTCGCAATTGTTGGCCTTCTATTTATAAGAAGTATCTTCCATGGCTTGCCCAGCCGTTCCTGAAACCCAATTAGTGCTTTGTGAAGTCTCCTTCGAGGTGACCAGGGTTTCAGTATTAAACTTTCTATGCGGTGTAATAACGACAATCGGACGCTGAGTTTAGTGCTTTTGTaaaacaaaactgcacacacaCTTCTGTTGTCGAGATAGATTTCAATTCAATCAAATAAACCAGGGAACAAAAGGAGACAGTCATAAGTAAGGTTTCTTTTAATGAAAAGGGTTGAGACATTAAGTAAACAGGTAGCGATCACTTGAAAGACAATTCTTATTTATTAGTGCGAGTGCTGCATGTTGTATCATCTTTAATATTAATCCTTTAACCATGATATACACATAATGCCTGAATTTGCCAATCATGTAAGCGATTATTGCCCACGAGATGCGTGCAGATTTAGCCCAAGTCTGAGACTGTAAATTCCGATGGCCAGGGAAGATGTCTGTGTCACCCTGTTATGAGAATAACAGACCTGGGTGAAAACTGAAAAAATATAGTTATacatatataataaaaacaagaaatgctggaaatactcagcaggtctggcagcatccgtggagagagaagcagagttaacgtttcaggtcagtgacccttcatcagaactgacttgcaggtggtggtgttcctatgcatctgctgcccttattcttcgaggtggtagagattgggagtttgaaagatgctgtcgaaggagccttggtgagtagctgcagtgtatcttgtagatgtccTCAATCACCCTGCATTGACCGATCAATCGATTCCCAACTCCATTCTGACCAATAGAACTGGGAATCGTCCCCTGAAACACAAGCTGTCCAATCAGATCTCAGTGCAATTACTGTACACAGATCAATTTTGCTACATGCGTTTTTCAATTTCCGTTTACTGTTATGATCACTCCTGGGGCTTCTCTCTCCCCTTTGCCCATGCAAAGGGTGAGTTATTGTGAgtcaggttctgaagaagggtcactgacctgaaacattaactctgcttctctctccacagatgctgccagacctgctgagtatttccagcatttcttgtttttatttcagatttccagcatctgcagtattttgcttttatatagttATAC
This region includes:
- the ascl1a gene encoding achaete-scute homolog 1a, whose amino-acid sequence is MGSTTKSLTIQQPYLQPACLYAAAPPSVSELSPVSGQQPPAASTGTGTKLKQQLKRQRSCSPELLRCKRRLNFNGFGYTLPPQQPAAVARRNERERNRVKLVNLGFATLREHVPNGSANKKMSKVETLRSAVEYIRALQQLLDEHDAVSAAFQSGVLSPTLSNDMNSMAGSPVSSYSSDEASRDPLSPEEQELLDFASWF